From the Vulpes lagopus strain Blue_001 chromosome 22, ASM1834538v1, whole genome shotgun sequence genome, one window contains:
- the LOC121480520 gene encoding probable hydrolase PNKD has protein sequence MAWPGGPALWLWAAGCGLLLLVGVLLASPRSRRARRTLRGLLMARSKRLLFRIGYSLYTRTWLGYLFYRQQLRRARNRYPKGHSRTQARLFNGVKVLPIPVLSDNYSYLIIDTQARLAVAVDPSDPQAVQASIEKEGVNLVAILCTHKHWDHSGGNRDLSRRHQDCRVYGSPQDGIPYLTHPLCHQDVVSVGRLQIRALATPGHTQGHLVYLLDGEPYKGPSCLFSGDLLFLSGCGRTFEGTAETMLSSLDTVLGLEDDTLLWPGHEYAEENLGFAGVVEPENLARERKMQWVQRQRMERKSTCPSTLGEERSYNPFLRTHCLVLQEALGPGPGPTGDDGYSRAQLLEKLRQLKDLHKSK, from the exons ATGGCCTGGCCGGGCGGGCCGGCGCTGTGGCTGTGGgccgcgggctgcgggctgcTGCTGCTCGTCGGCGTCCTGCTCGCGAGCCCCCGCAGCCGCCGAGCGCGGCGCACCCTCCGCGGCCTGCTCATGGCGCGCAGCAAGCGGCTGCTCTTCCGAATCGG GTACAGCCTGTACACCCGCACCTGGCTCGGGTACCTCTTCTACCGCCAGCAGCTACGCAGGGCTCGGAATCGCTACCCCAAAGGCCACTCCAGAACCCAGGCCCGCCTCTTCAACG GAGTGAAGGTGCTTCCCATCCCCGTCCTCTCAGACAACTACAGCTACCTCATCATCGACACCCAGGCCCGGCTGGCTGTGGCTGTGGACCCCTCCGACCCTCAGGCCGTgcag gcTTCCATCGAAAAGGAGGGCGTTAATTTGGTTGCCATCCTCTGCACCCACAAGCACTG GGACCACAGTGGAGGGAACCGTGACCTCAGCCGGCGGCACCAGGACTGTCGGGTGTACGGGAGCCCTCAGGACGGCATCCCCTACCTCACCCA TCCCCTGTGTCATCAAGATGTGGTTAGCGTGGGACGGCTTCAGATCCGGGCTCTGGCCACTCCTGGCCACACGCAAGGCCATCTGGTCTACCTGCTGGATGGGGAGCCCTACAAgggtccctcctgcctcttctcaGGGGACCTGCTCTTCCTCTCTGGCTGTG GACGGACCTTTGAGGGTACCGCAGAGACCATGCTGAGCTCCCTGGACACGGTGCTGGGGCTGGAGGATGACACTCTGCTGTGGCCCG GTCATGAGTACGCGGAAGAGAACCTGGGCTTTGCGGGTGTGGTGGAGCCCGAGAACCTGGCCCGGGAGAGGAAGATGCAGTGGGTCCAGAGGCAGCGAATGGAGCGCAAGAGCACG TGCCCGTCCACCCTGGGAGAGGAGCGCTCCTACAACCCATTCCTGAGGACCCACTGCCTGGTGCTGCAGGAGGCTCTGGGGCCAGGCCCGGGCCCCACTGGGGATGACGGCTACTCCCGGGCCCAGCTCCTGGAGAAGCTCCGGCAGCTGAAAGACCTGCACAAGAGCAAGTGA